In Nycticebus coucang isolate mNycCou1 chromosome 24, mNycCou1.pri, whole genome shotgun sequence, a single window of DNA contains:
- the CCDC25 gene encoding coiled-coil domain-containing protein 25 isoform X3 produces the protein MVFYFTSSSVNSSAYTVYMGKDKYENEDLIKYGWPEDIWFHVDKLSSAHVYLRLHKGESIEDIPKEVLMDCAHLVKANSIQGAIRH, from the exons ATGGTGTTCTACTTCACCAGCAGCAGCG ttaatTCATCTGCTTACACTGTTTACATGGGAAAGGATAAATATGAAA ATGAAGATTTGATAAAGTACGGCTGGCCTGAAGATATTTG GTTTCATGTGGACAAACTCTCTTCGGCTCATGTGTACCTTCGATTACATAAG ggAGAGAGCATAGAAGACATTCCAAAGGAAGTGCTGATGGACTGTGCCCACCTCGTGAAGGCTAATAGCATTCAAG